DNA from Streptomyces sp. Edi4:
TGGCGCAGGGCCGCGGACGGGTCGGCGTAACCGAGCGCTTCGAGGCGGTGCGCGGCCGCGCGGGGGCTGAGCCGGATCTCGCCCGGCGCGAGCTGGGCGACGGCGTCCAGGAGCGGGCGGTAGAACAGCTTCTCGTGCAGACGGCGCACCACCGAGGCGTGCCGCTTCCACTCCTTGTTGAGGCTGGCGACGGGCTCGGTGCGCAGGCCGAGCGAGCGGCCGAGGCGGCGCAGGTCGGCCTCGTCCTCGGGCACCAGGTGGGTGCGGCGCAGCCGGTGGAGCTGGATGCGGTGCTCCATGGTCCGCAGGAAGCGGTACGCCTCGTCGAGCTGGGCGGCGTCCGCGCGGCCCACGTAGCCGCCGGCGGCGAGCGCCGCGAGCGCGTCCAGGGTGGTGCCGCTGTGCAGGGTGGCGTCGCTGCGTCCGTGCACCAACTGAAGGAGCTGGACGGCGAATTCGACGTCGCGCAGACCGCCGGGGCCGAGCTTCAGCTCGCGCTCCACCTGGCCGGCGGGGATGTTCTCGATGACCCTGCGCCGCATCTTCTGTACGTCGGCGACGAAGTTGTCCCGCTCGGCGGCCTGCCACACCAGGGGGGCGACGGCCTCGACGTACTCCCGGCCGAGTTCGGGGTCGCCCGCGACCGGGCGGGCCTTGAGCAGCGCCTGGAACTCCCAGGTCTTGGCCCAGCGCTGGTAGTAGGCGAGGTGGCTGGAGAGAGTGCGTACGAGCGGGCCGTTGCGGCCCTCGGGGCGCAGGTTGGCGTCCACCGGCCAGATCACGCCCTCGACGGTGGTCTCCGAGCAGATCCGCATCAGATGCGCGGCAAGGCGGGCGGCGGCCTGCATGGCCTTGCCCTCCTCGAAGCCGTCGACGGGCTCGGCCACGAAGATCACGTCGACGTCGGAGACGTAGTTGAGCTCGTGCCCGCCGCACTTGCCCATCGCGATGACAGCGAGCCGGCACTGGGCGGCGTCGTCGGGCGCGGCGGCGGACGCGATGGTGAGCGCGGCGCGCAGGGTCGCGGTGGCGAGGTCGGCCAGTTCGGCGGCGGCCTCGGCCACGTCGGTGGTGCCGCACACGTCACGGGCCGCTATGGCCAGCAGGCAGCGCCGGTAGGCGACGCGCAGGCTGACGGGGTCGCCTGCCTCGGCCAGGCTCCGCTCGAACTCGGCGACGCCCGGGTGCAGGTCCTCGGCCTCGTAGGTGACCAGGGCGTGCCAGTCGTGCGGGTGGCGGGCGAGGTGGTCGCCCAGGGCCTCGGAGGCGCCGAGCACGCCGAGCAGCCGGTCGCGCAGCGGCTTCGCGGTGACCAGGGTGTCCAGGAGCGCGCGGCGCTCGTCGTCGTCCTGCGCCGGCGCCTCCACGAGGCGGACCAGGCCGGCGAGGGCGAGGTCGGGGTCAGCGGTGGCGCCGAGTGCGTCCAGGAGGACGGGATCGGTGCGTACGGGGGTGAGGCCGGGGGTTTCGAGCAGGCGCTCGGCGGCGGAGGGGTCGGTGAAGCCATGCCGCAGCAGCCGTGTGAAGGTACTGCTCCTGCGCCCCGGCGCCGGCACCGTCATGTGGCCGCCTCCCACGTCGTCCGTGGGTCGAGCCTATCCGGCGACCGGGGTCGGGGGGCGGGGTGGTGGCCCCCGCGTGCCCCGAGGCGTCGCCCTTCGGGCGCGGGCGGCGCGGGGGTTGCTCGCGCGGCGGGGTCGGTGCGGGCCCGCACCGGCACCCTCAGCCTGTGTCCGCGCCCCTGACGGGGCCGGTGCTGGCCCGCATGGGCATACCCAGCCCGCATGGGGCCCCTTGGGGGAGTTTGAGGACGAGCGCCCTTCAGGCGCGAACGGGGTCCGGGGCGGAGCCCCAGGGGCCCCGACTGCGGACCGTGCGTGGCCGG
Protein-coding regions in this window:
- a CDS encoding bifunctional [glutamine synthetase] adenylyltransferase/[glutamine synthetase]-adenylyl-L-tyrosine phosphorylase, coding for MTVPAPGRRSSTFTRLLRHGFTDPSAAERLLETPGLTPVRTDPVLLDALGATADPDLALAGLVRLVEAPAQDDDERRALLDTLVTAKPLRDRLLGVLGASEALGDHLARHPHDWHALVTYEAEDLHPGVAEFERSLAEAGDPVSLRVAYRRCLLAIAARDVCGTTDVAEAAAELADLATATLRAALTIASAAAPDDAAQCRLAVIAMGKCGGHELNYVSDVDVIFVAEPVDGFEEGKAMQAAARLAAHLMRICSETTVEGVIWPVDANLRPEGRNGPLVRTLSSHLAYYQRWAKTWEFQALLKARPVAGDPELGREYVEAVAPLVWQAAERDNFVADVQKMRRRVIENIPAGQVERELKLGPGGLRDVEFAVQLLQLVHGRSDATLHSGTTLDALAALAAGGYVGRADAAQLDEAYRFLRTMEHRIQLHRLRRTHLVPEDEADLRRLGRSLGLRTEPVASLNKEWKRHASVVRRLHEKLFYRPLLDAVAQLAPGEIRLSPRAAAHRLEALGYADPSAALRHLEALSSGVSRKAAIQRTLLPVLLGWFADSADPDAGLLGFRKVSDALGKTPWYLRLLRDEGAAAENLARVLSAGRLAPDLLLRAPEAVAILGDPDGLVPRGRDHLEQEIMAAVGRAETAEGAVAAVRGVRRRELFRTTAGDLIGSYGTEDNPAEEDPGALVDRVGGAVTDLNAATLAGALRAAVRAEWGETLPTRFAVIGMGRFGGHEAGYGSDADVLFVHEPREGVEEQEAARAANRVVAEMRRLLQLPAADPPLMIDADLRPEGKSGPMVRTLKSYEAYYRRWSLGWESQALLRAEAMAGDAELGARFIELIDPLRYPVRGLSDEAVREIRRLKARMESERMPRGADPTLHAKLGRGGLSDVEWTVQLLQMRHGWELPGLRTTRTRAALAAAHAAGLIDTEAASILDEAWVLATRVRNGVMLVRGRAGDTFPSDGRELAAVGRYLGYGPGHVGDMLEDYRRLTRRARGVVEELFYGAHL